In Gracilimonas sp., a single window of DNA contains:
- the sufD gene encoding Fe-S cluster assembly protein SufD: MSTAVQEKETILNFLDGDFSITSDVAVIAGLNQKGAGNISEFPFPTKKDEDWRFTDLRSISRNHFVPVAEAVANQVGDISNHYLPEAQKSRLVFVNGEFDAERSSLDAIPDNVTVGTLVEHGDSEVVKEHLGKYTTFDEDQDVFNALNDANFKDGVFIHVPKETKVEAPIHILNVFTDAQKPFYATPRVLFVGEAYSKSTVVEEHIGLAENEYLNIPVAEFKMKEGSNIHHARIQRDSKKANHISRPIAHLDKYAEYHSYTICLGAKLFRNDPRVVQNDEEVNFTIDGLVLIDGEQIADTHSAIDHRHWHAQSHQLHKVVVNDKAHSIFNGKIFVRENSQKIDSFQENRNLLLSVDGTVHTKPQLEIFSDDVLCSHGATIGHLNEDEVFYLHSRGLTKKKARELLVYAFTLESIENMEVESVHKLLLDEVIKFTSRDEEFVAVGN, from the coding sequence ATGAGTACAGCAGTACAAGAAAAAGAAACCATACTGAACTTTTTGGACGGTGATTTCAGCATAACATCGGATGTTGCTGTAATTGCCGGATTGAATCAAAAAGGAGCAGGAAATATCTCAGAATTCCCATTTCCCACTAAAAAAGATGAGGACTGGAGATTTACGGATCTGAGATCTATCAGCCGTAATCATTTTGTTCCTGTTGCAGAAGCAGTGGCTAACCAGGTGGGTGACATCAGTAATCATTATCTACCGGAAGCACAGAAAAGCCGTTTGGTTTTTGTGAATGGTGAATTTGATGCAGAACGATCTTCGCTGGATGCCATTCCGGATAACGTAACCGTAGGAACTCTTGTTGAACACGGAGATTCTGAAGTTGTGAAAGAGCATCTCGGTAAATACACCACTTTTGATGAAGATCAGGATGTTTTTAACGCTCTTAATGACGCCAATTTCAAAGATGGCGTGTTCATTCACGTTCCTAAAGAAACCAAAGTTGAAGCACCGATTCATATTCTGAATGTGTTTACGGATGCTCAGAAGCCGTTTTATGCTACTCCCAGAGTATTGTTTGTTGGAGAAGCGTATTCCAAATCAACGGTGGTTGAGGAGCATATCGGACTTGCCGAAAATGAATACCTGAATATTCCCGTGGCTGAGTTTAAGATGAAGGAAGGTTCGAACATTCACCATGCCAGAATTCAGCGCGACAGTAAGAAGGCGAACCATATTTCACGGCCGATCGCACATCTGGATAAATATGCTGAATATCACTCATATACTATTTGCTTGGGTGCGAAGTTATTCCGTAACGATCCGCGGGTTGTGCAAAATGACGAAGAAGTAAATTTCACCATTGACGGCTTAGTGCTGATTGATGGCGAGCAAATAGCGGATACGCATTCTGCGATCGATCACCGGCACTGGCACGCGCAAAGTCACCAGCTGCATAAAGTAGTTGTGAACGACAAAGCACATTCCATCTTTAATGGAAAGATCTTTGTTCGGGAAAATTCCCAGAAGATTGATTCTTTCCAGGAAAATAGAAATCTGTTGCTATCGGTAGATGGAACGGTTCATACCAAGCCACAGCTCGAGATATTTTCCGATGATGTATTGTGTTCTCACGGTGCAACAATAGGTCACCTTAACGAAGATGAGGTGTTTTATCTTCACAGTCGCGGATTGACCAAGAAGAAAGCTCGTGAGCTATTGGTATACGCTTTCACTCTCGAAAGTATCGAGAATATGGAAGTTGAATCAGTTCACAAATTATTGTTGGATGAAGTAATAAAATTTACCTCTCGCGACGAAGAATTTGTTGCGGTAGGGAATTGA
- the fni gene encoding type 2 isopentenyl-diphosphate Delta-isomerase, translating into MTDIRDRKKDHVELTVTDGTQYQQPSGFERFRFVHNALPEVNFKEVSTEAKLLGRSFNFPLFISSMTGGYADAGPVNSIIAEFCEAENLPFGVGSQRAMLEDESLTDTFSVVRDKAPNAFICSNIGGAQLIGGLSVKKLTRLIDSIKANAVIVHLNPLQELMQPEGDRNFKGVLSGIEQLVKDTDLPVIVKETGAGISEHTARRLLNAGVRVVDVAGAGGTSWAKVENFRASNSSVNHRFDEWGIPTVECIQQLSKLEWERSFEIIASGGIRSSFDIAKSLCLGAHFTATAQPVIKAVKTEGYEGLEQLFNEWKNDLKTILTLLGCKQVSKLNPSHLQKIA; encoded by the coding sequence ATGACAGACATCAGAGACCGAAAAAAAGACCATGTAGAACTTACCGTTACCGACGGTACACAATATCAACAGCCCTCCGGGTTTGAGCGCTTCCGATTTGTCCATAACGCGCTTCCTGAAGTAAACTTTAAAGAAGTTTCTACTGAAGCCAAATTGTTAGGAAGATCATTCAACTTTCCGCTTTTTATTTCGTCAATGACGGGCGGATATGCCGATGCCGGACCGGTTAATTCAATTATTGCGGAATTCTGTGAAGCAGAGAATTTACCGTTTGGTGTTGGAAGTCAGCGTGCGATGCTGGAAGATGAATCTTTAACAGATACCTTTTCTGTAGTTCGGGATAAAGCTCCCAATGCTTTTATTTGCTCTAATATTGGTGGGGCCCAACTTATTGGTGGGCTTAGTGTTAAAAAACTTACCCGATTAATTGATTCAATAAAAGCTAATGCTGTCATTGTGCATTTAAATCCCCTTCAGGAGCTCATGCAGCCGGAGGGGGACCGGAACTTCAAAGGTGTTTTAAGTGGTATAGAGCAATTGGTTAAGGATACCGATTTGCCGGTTATAGTTAAAGAAACCGGGGCCGGAATTTCAGAACATACTGCAAGAAGATTATTAAATGCAGGAGTGAGGGTAGTAGATGTGGCCGGAGCAGGTGGTACAAGCTGGGCTAAAGTGGAGAATTTCAGGGCTTCAAATTCTTCCGTAAATCATCGATTTGATGAGTGGGGGATTCCCACAGTAGAATGTATCCAGCAGCTCAGTAAACTGGAATGGGAGCGAAGTTTTGAAATCATAGCCTCCGGAGGTATTCGTTCATCTTTTGATATCGCAAAGTCGTTGTGTTTGGGGGCTCATTTTACAGCAACGGCTCAACCCGTTATTAAAGCCGTTAAAACAGAAGGTTATGAAGGATTGGAACAGCTTTTTAATGAATGGAAAAATGATTTAAAGACCATCCTGACCTTACTTGGGTGTAAGCAGGTGTCGAAACTGAACCCCTCACATTTACAAAAGATAGCATAG
- a CDS encoding SDR family oxidoreductase, whose product MKLLITGTSRGIGKSIAQKLLDEGHEVIGTSRSTDTPFPSNQNYTHIKCDLAKPEELEKLKSFFKGDETPEVLINNAGMFAEAQFDISDEDWLENWDKTLQVNLRSAALISKWALNAWTKAGIEGRLINISSRAGYRGDTGEYASYAASKGGMVAFTKSIARSFGKHGITAYTIAPGFVDTDMAQGSIEVYGADYLTKDLALDSIAPPEQIANIVSLLSEGKLTHATGQTFHVNSGSYLI is encoded by the coding sequence ATGAAATTATTGATTACAGGCACCTCTCGAGGAATAGGAAAATCCATAGCTCAAAAGTTACTCGATGAAGGGCATGAAGTCATTGGCACTTCCCGTTCAACAGATACACCATTTCCCAGTAACCAGAACTACACTCATATAAAATGTGATTTAGCGAAGCCTGAGGAGTTAGAAAAACTAAAATCGTTTTTTAAAGGAGACGAAACTCCGGAAGTCCTTATTAACAACGCCGGAATGTTTGCGGAGGCGCAGTTTGATATCTCTGACGAAGACTGGCTGGAGAATTGGGATAAGACCCTGCAAGTGAACTTACGCTCGGCGGCTTTAATCTCTAAGTGGGCGCTGAATGCGTGGACGAAAGCCGGAATAGAAGGGAGGCTGATCAATATTTCATCCCGGGCCGGTTATAGAGGAGATACGGGTGAATACGCCAGTTACGCCGCCAGTAAAGGAGGGATGGTGGCTTTCACCAAAAGCATTGCCCGCAGCTTTGGGAAGCATGGCATCACCGCCTACACGATAGCTCCCGGTTTTGTGGATACGGACATGGCACAAGGTTCCATCGAAGTGTATGGAGCCGATTACCTTACCAAAGACCTGGCATTGGATTCCATAGCTCCGCCCGAGCAAATCGCTAATATTGTGAGTTTACTTTCGGAAGGAAAGCTTACGCATGCTACCGGACAGACTTTCCATGTGAATAGCGGTAGTTATTTAATCTAA
- a CDS encoding DUF2480 family protein, producing MSEAIVNKVQQNTKLVTLDLQKFHDDTPIEELDIKQFLFQELLLKEKDFREQLKEFGWSQYEGKNLCVHCSTDAIIAPWAWMLLTSYASPFANEVFLGKKEAFLHQLYQRKLEDYDWGQYEDKFVLLKGCGKVHVPDSIYMLATNKLMKRAKKIMYGEACSNVPVWRSNAR from the coding sequence ATGTCAGAAGCAATCGTAAATAAGGTCCAACAAAACACCAAGCTGGTAACGCTGGATCTGCAGAAATTCCATGATGACACTCCCATTGAGGAGCTTGATATCAAGCAGTTCTTATTTCAGGAATTGTTGTTGAAAGAGAAGGATTTTCGGGAACAGCTGAAGGAATTTGGCTGGTCGCAGTATGAAGGCAAAAACTTATGCGTTCACTGCAGCACCGATGCCATTATCGCTCCCTGGGCCTGGATGTTACTCACTTCATACGCCAGTCCATTTGCCAACGAAGTTTTCCTCGGGAAGAAAGAAGCATTTCTACACCAACTTTACCAGAGAAAGCTCGAGGACTACGACTGGGGTCAATACGAAGACAAATTCGTGCTGCTGAAAGGCTGTGGAAAAGTACACGTCCCCGATTCCATTTACATGTTGGCCACCAATAAGTTAATGAAGAGAGCTAAGAAAATTATGTATGGGGAAGCTTGCTCGAATGTTCCGGTTTGGAGAAGTAACGCCCGCTGA
- the nadD gene encoding nicotinate (nicotinamide) nucleotide adenylyltransferase → MSLRVGLFGGTFDPVHKGHLSIAQSFIDSGLLDELWVLLTPYPPHKQQIHQTSYENRLKMLEAAFKNMDRLTINTIESKLPKPSYSIHTIRYLEQKYPDAKFYYCMGEDSLTKFHTWKYYDEILEECELLVAKRPGVEHQNVKQEILDRTHFVEHTPLDISSSQIRELVSKGKPVSELVPEKVSKIIEKEQLYS, encoded by the coding sequence ATGTCGCTGCGAGTTGGTTTATTTGGGGGTACATTTGATCCGGTTCACAAGGGGCACCTCTCAATAGCTCAATCTTTTATTGATTCAGGTTTGCTGGATGAATTATGGGTTTTACTAACTCCTTATCCGCCGCATAAGCAGCAAATTCATCAAACTTCGTATGAAAATCGCTTGAAAATGTTAGAGGCTGCTTTCAAAAATATGGACCGGCTTACTATTAATACTATTGAAAGTAAACTGCCAAAACCTTCTTACAGCATACATACCATCCGGTATTTAGAACAAAAATACCCTGATGCCAAATTTTATTATTGTATGGGAGAAGACAGTCTTACCAAATTCCATACATGGAAGTATTACGATGAAATTTTAGAGGAATGTGAGTTATTAGTTGCTAAACGTCCCGGAGTTGAACATCAAAATGTTAAACAAGAAATTTTAGACCGTACTCATTTTGTAGAACATACTCCATTAGACATTTCATCTTCACAAATACGAGAGCTGGTATCAAAAGGAAAACCTGTGAGTGAACTGGTGCCGGAAAAGGTTTCAAAAATCATTGAAAAAGAGCAGTTATATAGCTAG
- the bamD gene encoding outer membrane protein assembly factor BamD has protein sequence MRNKLLIVLGFFFILSACQNDKLIKRGDTLNVAYQKAMAFYVEEDFNEAANAFEQVTRLGRGTEFGQEAQYYLAESYYKSRRYLLAASEYDRYISLYPQDERRQEAEYKAALCYYNQSPRFKLDQSATRTAIERFQLFNNRYPDSELVSDAASRIDELRNKLARKSYEAAQFYVRTEQYKAATIYLSETIDQYPESKWAERALLDQIQTWITYADNSVVSAQAERYNNAIEAYEKFIQLFPDSNFRSEVENYHDEAQRKLADVPASVGQETSQSQ, from the coding sequence ATGCGTAACAAACTTTTAATTGTACTGGGTTTCTTCTTTATCCTTTCTGCTTGCCAAAATGATAAACTCATAAAGCGTGGAGACACGCTAAACGTGGCTTATCAAAAAGCCATGGCTTTTTATGTTGAGGAAGATTTTAATGAAGCCGCAAATGCCTTCGAACAAGTTACCCGTTTGGGAAGAGGTACTGAATTTGGTCAGGAAGCACAATATTATTTGGCTGAAAGCTATTATAAAAGCAGGAGATATTTATTGGCTGCTTCAGAATATGACCGTTATATAAGTTTATACCCGCAGGATGAACGCAGGCAAGAAGCCGAATATAAAGCAGCTTTGTGCTATTACAACCAAAGTCCGCGGTTTAAATTAGATCAATCTGCTACGCGTACAGCTATAGAACGATTCCAGTTATTTAACAATCGTTACCCGGATTCTGAATTAGTTAGTGATGCAGCTTCAAGAATTGATGAGTTAAGGAATAAATTAGCTCGGAAATCATATGAAGCGGCTCAGTTTTATGTCAGAACAGAACAATACAAAGCAGCTACTATTTATTTAAGTGAAACTATTGATCAGTACCCGGAATCGAAATGGGCAGAACGCGCATTATTAGATCAAATCCAAACCTGGATTACTTATGCCGACAATAGTGTGGTATCTGCACAAGCTGAGCGCTACAATAATGCGATTGAAGCATATGAAAAGTTTATCCAGCTTTTTCCTGACAGCAATTTCAGAAGTGAAGTAGAGAATTATCACGATGAAGCACAACGTAAATTAGCAGACGTTCCTGCCAGTGTGGGGCAAGAAACAAGTCAGAGCCAGTAG
- a CDS encoding cysteine desulfurase, whose amino-acid sequence MQETLKTDTKTNIDWDAIRSQFPVLQREVNGQPVVYLDNGASSQMPQRVVNRINAYHSNEHSNVHRGIHTLSQEATDAFEAARKKVKKLINARHLEEIIYTTGTTDSINLVAQSYGRKHFKEGDEIILSEMEHHANIVPWQMIAEETGARIKVIPMTESGELMMDEYQNLLSDRTKMVAVVHVSNALGTINPVEEIIEAAHAKDIPVLIDGAQAVPHSPVDVQKLDADFYAFSAHKMCGPTGFGILYGKKELLEEMPPYRGGGDMIDKVTFERTTWNDLPHKFEAGTPPIAAGVGFAETLDFLNEVGMENIAAREHELLEYATTKLKEIQGLRIIGTAQNKASVISFLLEGIHPTDAGTILDQKGIAVRTGHHCAQPIMDHYEIPGTARASISFYNNEDDIDRLVNGIKYVQEFF is encoded by the coding sequence ATGCAAGAAACCCTGAAAACAGATACGAAAACCAATATCGACTGGGACGCTATTCGCAGTCAATTCCCCGTGCTTCAGCGTGAAGTGAATGGGCAACCGGTGGTGTATCTGGATAACGGGGCTTCGAGTCAGATGCCGCAGCGAGTAGTAAATCGCATTAATGCATATCATTCCAATGAGCATTCCAATGTGCATAGGGGCATTCACACACTTAGCCAAGAGGCTACGGATGCTTTTGAAGCAGCTCGCAAAAAGGTGAAGAAACTAATCAATGCTCGTCACCTTGAAGAGATCATTTATACAACCGGAACCACTGATTCCATCAATTTAGTGGCACAAAGCTACGGGCGTAAACATTTTAAGGAAGGTGATGAGATCATTCTTTCAGAAATGGAACATCATGCCAACATTGTGCCCTGGCAAATGATCGCTGAGGAAACAGGAGCCAGGATCAAAGTCATTCCAATGACCGAATCCGGGGAGTTGATGATGGATGAATATCAAAACCTGCTTTCGGATCGCACTAAAATGGTAGCCGTGGTACATGTTTCCAATGCACTCGGTACCATCAACCCGGTAGAAGAGATCATTGAAGCGGCTCATGCCAAAGATATTCCGGTTTTGATCGATGGAGCACAAGCAGTTCCTCATTCTCCGGTAGATGTTCAAAAGCTGGATGCCGATTTTTATGCATTCTCAGCTCACAAAATGTGTGGACCAACGGGATTCGGTATTCTGTATGGTAAAAAAGAATTGCTGGAAGAAATGCCTCCATACCGGGGAGGAGGGGACATGATTGACAAGGTGACATTTGAAAGAACCACCTGGAATGATCTGCCTCATAAATTTGAAGCCGGAACTCCACCTATTGCGGCCGGAGTCGGTTTTGCAGAAACCCTCGACTTTCTGAATGAAGTTGGAATGGAGAATATCGCTGCTCGGGAGCATGAATTGCTGGAATATGCCACTACGAAGCTAAAAGAGATTCAAGGATTAAGAATCATCGGAACAGCGCAAAACAAAGCCTCGGTTATTTCGTTTTTATTGGAGGGAATACACCCTACGGATGCCGGCACTATTTTGGACCAAAAAGGCATTGCCGTACGAACTGGTCACCATTGTGCACAACCGATCATGGATCATTATGAAATTCCCGGCACGGCAAGAGCTTCAATTTCTTTTTATAATAACGAAGACGATATTGATCGATTGGTAAATGGAATTAAATACGTACAAGAATTTTTTTGA
- a CDS encoding NifU family protein encodes MAKIKEIERTPNPDAMRFVLAEPLTNGTTRSFENAAEAEGDELASALFAIDNVINVYYVDKYITVTQDGKAVWSELLRKLAPPIREAEAITHEEDDTDVHLSKEVQGSDDPRLQEITKMLDEQVRPYLLADGGGLKVLGLEQNRLKVHYQGACGTCPTATTGTLYAIESMVKRIDPEIQVVSV; translated from the coding sequence ATGGCTAAAATTAAAGAAATAGAACGCACCCCAAACCCAGACGCCATGCGCTTTGTATTGGCTGAACCGCTGACCAATGGAACTACGCGTTCTTTTGAAAATGCGGCAGAAGCTGAAGGAGATGAATTGGCATCTGCATTATTCGCGATCGATAACGTGATCAATGTATATTATGTAGACAAATACATCACCGTTACGCAAGATGGTAAAGCTGTTTGGTCAGAATTACTTCGAAAACTGGCACCTCCAATTCGTGAAGCGGAAGCTATTACTCATGAAGAAGACGACACCGATGTTCACTTGAGTAAGGAAGTGCAGGGATCTGATGATCCGCGGTTGCAGGAAATTACCAAGATGCTGGATGAACAAGTTCGTCCGTATCTGCTTGCCGATGGCGGTGGATTGAAAGTACTCGGACTTGAGCAAAATCGCCTCAAGGTTCACTATCAGGGTGCTTGCGGTACATGCCCAACGGCTACAACCGGAACGCTGTACGCCATCGAAAGTATGGTGAAGCGTATCGATCCGGAAATTCAGGTAGTTTCTGTTTAA
- a CDS encoding iron-sulfur cluster assembly accessory protein translates to MEELSITDRATERINLIRKEQNVPDDAFLRVGVVSGGCSGLTYDLEFNSDVQPEENDKIFDVDGLKVLIDMRSFLYLAGTELDYTEGLNGQGFHFKNPNATRTCSCGESFSI, encoded by the coding sequence ATGGAAGAACTTTCCATCACAGATCGTGCTACTGAACGCATCAATTTAATCCGAAAGGAACAGAATGTCCCTGATGATGCTTTTTTACGCGTAGGCGTGGTGAGCGGGGGATGTTCCGGATTAACTTACGACCTTGAATTCAATTCTGATGTCCAGCCTGAAGAGAATGATAAAATTTTCGATGTAGATGGGCTGAAGGTGCTGATCGATATGCGAAGTTTCCTCTACCTGGCCGGAACGGAATTGGATTACACGGAAGGGTTGAATGGGCAAGGGTTCCATTTCAAAAATCCGAATGCCACGAGGACCTGTTCCTGTGGTGAATCGTTTTCTATTTAA
- a CDS encoding polyprenyl synthetase family protein, translating to MSITNLQQTLLKKIETGLQEIDLPSDPVTLYGPYRYALTVGGKRIRPMLSLLACGLCDGDIEEAMPAALAIEILHNFTLVHDDIMDRADKRRGQDSVFKKWNENVAILSGDVMFADAYRKLNYYGHSDAYSKEEYAAMHEVFVKTIITVCEGQALDMEFVDRDFVTHQDYIEMISGKTAALLSGALQMGAIAAHTTAGKREQLAELGYEMGIAFQIQDDLLDATADPEKFGKRPGGDIFEGKKTYLTILALERADAQQSTLIQDILDDENPKAEQVDQVLSIMKELNILNDVAREIDQHYQKAYQLLKKFRTSEYQQELEKLLIFLQNRDH from the coding sequence TTGAGCATAACAAATCTACAACAAACTTTACTAAAGAAGATAGAAACCGGATTGCAGGAGATAGATCTTCCTTCTGATCCGGTCACTCTATACGGGCCTTACCGATATGCACTTACTGTAGGGGGCAAGCGTATTCGCCCAATGCTTTCCCTGCTTGCGTGCGGACTTTGTGACGGTGACATTGAGGAAGCCATGCCTGCTGCTCTGGCGATAGAGATTCTGCACAATTTCACCTTGGTGCATGATGATATCATGGATCGTGCAGACAAACGCAGGGGGCAGGACAGCGTGTTCAAAAAGTGGAATGAAAATGTGGCTATTCTATCAGGGGACGTAATGTTTGCCGATGCTTATCGTAAGCTAAATTACTACGGGCATTCAGATGCCTATTCTAAAGAGGAGTATGCCGCAATGCATGAAGTATTCGTAAAAACGATTATTACTGTGTGTGAAGGACAGGCACTGGATATGGAATTCGTCGACCGGGATTTTGTAACGCATCAGGATTATATCGAGATGATATCCGGTAAAACGGCTGCGCTTTTGAGTGGAGCCTTGCAAATGGGAGCAATAGCCGCGCACACAACTGCCGGGAAAAGGGAGCAGCTGGCGGAACTTGGTTATGAAATGGGGATAGCTTTTCAAATACAAGATGATTTGCTGGATGCAACGGCAGATCCGGAAAAGTTTGGGAAGCGTCCGGGAGGAGATATTTTTGAAGGCAAGAAAACATATCTTACAATTCTTGCGTTAGAACGAGCAGATGCACAACAATCAACGTTAATTCAAGATATACTCGATGATGAAAACCCGAAAGCCGAACAAGTAGATCAGGTTCTTTCGATTATGAAAGAGCTAAATATACTCAATGATGTAGCCCGGGAAATTGATCAGCACTATCAAAAAGCCTACCAACTCCTTAAAAAATTTAGAACCTCAGAATATCAACAAGAGCTTGAAAAACTTCTTATCTTCCTTCAAAATCGTGACCATTAA
- the sufC gene encoding Fe-S cluster assembly ATPase SufC gives MLEIKNLHASVEGEEEQILKGVNLTINKGEIHAIMGPNGSGKSTLAKVVSGHPEYEITEGEILFEGEDITELDADERAHLGMFLAFQYPIEVPGITNRTLLRESYNTIARENGREELDPLEFDDYLKSRLEVIDMKDSFLERSINTGFSGGEKKKNEVFQMAVLNPKLAFMDETDSGLDIDALKIVSDGINKIAGPENAIVLITHYQRLLNYITPDFVHVMMDGKIVKSAGKELALELEDQGYEKLEKEFSLNGEAQ, from the coding sequence GTGTTAGAAATCAAAAACTTACATGCCTCGGTTGAAGGCGAAGAAGAACAGATTCTTAAAGGTGTAAATCTCACCATCAATAAAGGAGAGATCCATGCAATAATGGGTCCAAACGGAAGTGGTAAGAGTACCCTTGCTAAAGTAGTATCAGGTCACCCTGAATATGAGATCACGGAGGGAGAGATCCTTTTTGAAGGCGAAGATATAACCGAACTGGATGCCGATGAGCGTGCTCACCTGGGTATGTTTCTCGCATTTCAATATCCGATCGAAGTACCGGGTATTACTAACAGAACTCTGCTTCGTGAGTCTTATAATACTATTGCTCGTGAAAACGGACGGGAAGAACTCGATCCGCTTGAATTTGATGACTACCTGAAAAGTCGACTTGAAGTTATTGATATGAAGGATTCCTTCCTCGAGAGAAGCATTAACACCGGATTTTCAGGTGGTGAGAAGAAGAAGAATGAGGTTTTCCAGATGGCGGTGCTGAATCCAAAATTGGCATTCATGGACGAAACCGATTCAGGACTTGATATCGACGCACTTAAGATCGTTTCTGACGGTATCAATAAGATTGCCGGACCTGAAAATGCTATTGTTTTGATTACCCATTATCAGCGACTGCTAAACTACATCACACCTGATTTTGTACACGTGATGATGGATGGTAAGATCGTGAAATCTGCCGGAAAAGAGCTCGCACTTGAGCTTGAAGATCAGGGCTATGAGAAACTTGAAAAAGAATTTTCCCTAAACGGAGAGGCTCAGTAA
- the sufB gene encoding Fe-S cluster assembly protein SufB, with protein MSETEALESMIGEEYKYGFSTDVEYEDFPKGLNEDIIRELSARKEEPEWMLEFRLKAYRAWTEMEEPDWFNATYEKPKFDTLQYYSAPKNKPKLDSLDDVDPKIRETYEKLGIPLEEQKALAGVAVDAVFDSVSVFTSFKEKLAEAGVIFCSISEAIKNHPELVKKYMGSVVPVRDNFYAALNSAVFSDGSFCYVPKDTICPMELSTYFRINNMNSGQFERTLIIAEDNSHVSYLEGCTAPMYDEHQLHAAVVELVALDNAEIKYSTIQNWYAGDEDGKGGIYNFVTKRGACRGKNSKISWTQLETGSAVTLKYPSVILQGDGSIGEFYSVAVTTKRQQADTGTKMIHIGKNTKSTIISKGISAGHSNNSYRGEVKISKKADGARNYSVCDSMLIGQTCGAHTFPYISSQNPTASVEHEASTSRVGEEQIFYLMQRGISEQDAISMIINGFVKEVLKELPLEFATEANALLDVKLEGSVG; from the coding sequence ATGAGCGAGACTGAAGCGTTAGAATCGATGATCGGAGAGGAGTACAAGTATGGTTTCTCCACCGATGTTGAATATGAAGATTTTCCTAAAGGACTGAATGAAGATATCATCCGCGAACTTTCTGCTCGCAAAGAAGAGCCGGAATGGATGCTCGAGTTCCGTTTGAAGGCTTATCGTGCGTGGACTGAAATGGAAGAACCGGATTGGTTTAATGCCACTTACGAAAAGCCTAAATTTGATACCCTTCAATATTATTCTGCTCCTAAGAATAAGCCTAAATTAGACAGTCTGGATGACGTTGATCCTAAGATTCGTGAGACTTATGAAAAGCTTGGTATCCCGCTGGAAGAACAAAAAGCTTTAGCAGGTGTTGCTGTAGACGCAGTATTTGACAGTGTGTCTGTCTTCACTTCTTTTAAAGAAAAGTTGGCTGAGGCCGGAGTTATTTTCTGTTCTATTTCAGAGGCTATTAAAAATCATCCGGAATTAGTAAAAAAATATATGGGCTCGGTAGTTCCTGTCCGCGATAATTTTTATGCGGCACTGAACTCAGCGGTATTTTCAGATGGATCTTTTTGCTACGTGCCTAAGGATACTATTTGCCCGATGGAGCTTTCTACTTATTTCCGTATCAACAACATGAACTCAGGTCAGTTTGAACGAACACTGATCATTGCAGAAGACAATTCTCATGTCAGTTACCTCGAAGGCTGTACGGCTCCAATGTATGATGAGCATCAGCTTCATGCCGCTGTGGTTGAATTGGTAGCCTTGGACAATGCAGAAATCAAATATTCAACCATACAAAACTGGTACGCCGGTGATGAAGATGGAAAGGGTGGCATCTACAACTTTGTAACGAAGCGTGGTGCCTGCCGAGGTAAGAACTCCAAAATCAGCTGGACTCAGCTTGAAACGGGATCTGCAGTTACACTGAAGTATCCAAGTGTGATCTTGCAGGGTGATGGTTCTATCGGTGAGTTCTATTCGGTTGCCGTAACCACCAAGCGACAGCAAGCTGATACTGGAACCAAGATGATCCACATCGGCAAGAATACCAAGAGTACTATTATTTCCAAAGGTATCTCGGCCGGACATTCAAATAACAGCTATCGCGGAGAAGTAAAGATCTCCAAAAAAGCGGATGGTGCCCGTAATTATTCGGTTTGTGACTCGATGTTGATTGGTCAGACCTGCGGAGCACATACATTCCCTTACATCTCTTCTCAAAACCCAACGGCAAGTGTGGAGCATGAGGCTTCAACGTCGCGGGTAGGTGAAGAACAGATCTTTTACCTCATGCAGCGTGGAATCAGTGAGCAGGATGCTATTTCTATGATCATCAATGGTTTTGTAAAGGAAGTACTTAAGGAACTTCCACTTGAGTTTGCAACAGAAGCAAATGCACTGTTGGATGTGAAATTAGAAGGTAGTGTTGGATAA